TGAAGTCCCGTTGGAAGGGCTCAGCATCGGTCAACAGCTCGCCTGGTATGACGAGCAGCTTTCCTAAGAGCCGCCTTAACACTACGCATACAACGCGAAAGAGAATCCTCAGCGGGATTCTCTTTTTTTTCGGCGCAGCACCGAGAAGCGGTTTCCTAAGATTTGCCCGGCTAGATTGGAACGGTAGGCGAGCCATAAATAGCAGGAACCGCCGGCGGCAACACCGACAACCGTCGTTTCCGCCGCACGCAAATAGCTTTCCCCGCGAATGGGCCAGGTGACGAGCACAACAACGACCGCCATAATGACCGAAAACGACAAGATAAGCAAGCCTCTTTTGAACACGAACCCGAAACGATACTGCAAAAACGTACGGATGACGAAAACATTAAGCAGCACAGAACAAAGGAAACCGATGTCGGTCGCCGCCACAGCGCCAAGACCATGCCAGCGGGCAATGAGCGGAACGTTCAACATCATTTTAACGAGCAACCCGACGAGCAAACTGAAAACGGCAAACTTTTGCCGGTTAATGCCTTGGAGAATGGCCGAAGTTATTGAAAACAAGGCAAACAGCAAGGCGGTAGGCGCATACCACCGTAAAATCGCTGCACCGACTTCCCCATTTTCAAGACCGTATAACGAACCGTATACCGGGTGAGCGAGAACGGAAAGTCCGACCGCCGCCGGAATGGTTAAAAAGAGTACGATTTGAAACGCCTGCGTCATTTGGTGATGCAAAGCGGCCGTTTTTCCTGATGTGTACGAATTCGTGATCGTCGGAACGAGCGTGACTGCCAACGCCGTTGAAAGCGAAACGGGAATCATGACCAGCTTTTGCACCGCTTGGTTTAGGTTCGCAAAGATGATCTCCGCCTCAGGCTGCGTCATTCCGGCGGCCATCAACGTTTCGTTCACCGTAAATTGATCGACAAGCAAATAAAATGGAATCGCAAGTCCAACAACGACGAAAGGAATCGCATAAGTGATCAGTTCCTTGTACATGACGGTTAGCGGCAAGTTAGAATGATACGTGCCGGCAGCCAACTGCCGGTCAAGATGCGGCTTTCTCTTGATCCAATACGTGATCAGCACCGCAAGGCCGCCCAACGCACCAACGAAAGCCGCGAATGTGGCCGCCGCTACTGCTGCTACGTAACTTGCATGAAAAATTTTTAAAGCAACGAACGCGCCGATGAGAATGAATAGAATGCGCACAATCTGCTCGATGACTTGCGATGCTGCAGTCGGTCCCATCGACTGAAAGCCTTGAAAATAGCCGCGAATGACGCTCATGACAGGGACGACGAGCAGCGCCGTCGCTACCAATCGAATGACAAGTACGACGTCAGCAATCGTATTGCCGTCCTTCGCATTCGGATCAATGACGCCGTGGGCGATCGGTTCAGCCAGAAAGAATAACGTGAGAAAGGCTGCGAATCCAGTAGCGCTCATTAAAACAAGACCGGAGCGAAACAACCGCCTCCCCGTTTCGTAATCGCCGAGCGAATTATATTTGGACACAAATTTGGAGACCGCCATCGGCACCCCGAGCGTCGCCATGCTCAAAATGATCGCGTACGGCGTATAAGCGTAGCCGTACAACGCCAGTCCTCTTTTGTCGACGAGCGCTTCGAACGGAATGACGAAGATCAATCCGAGGAACTTCGAGAAAAAAACGGCCGCGGATAAAATAAGCGTCCCGCGGAGCAACCGAGATTGTGACATGCCCTTCTCCCCATCAACTCAATCGAATTCCGATATCCGTTGCCGGACAACGTTCTTTCCTTATTGTAGTGAACTTTGCCGCCGAGAACAACTTCATCGCCGTTCGCTGTACAACACCATCGCCGAAAAGCTGCAAACAACCGCCCCGCTCTCTTCGTCGGCGGCCGCCGCCACGCCGTATTTAACATCCTTGACGAGATTTTCCGGAACCTCCGCCAAAAACGCGTTCAATTCTTCCTCAAGATCAGCTTCATGTTCAGCGTCGAACAGTTTCACTTTTAACAATAAAAGACACCTCCGGGTACGTGTTTCGCCCGGAGGCCGCCGATTTCCTGCTTTTTTTTTATGAAGTCGAAACTTCGCCTTCCCACTCGAGCATGCCGCCGGACATGTTTTTGACACGGTAGCCTTGGCCTTGCAAGAATTCCGTCACCCGTCCGCTGCGGTTTCCCGATCGGCAGACGAGAATGTGTTCGGTTGCTTTGTCGAGTTCATCAAGCTTGTCGGGAATTTCCCCCATCGGAATATGTTTCGCTTCAGGAATTTTTCCAGCCGCCACTTCCTCATCTTCACGAACGTCAATGATCGACACCTTCTTACCTGCGCGAAGCAACTCCCTCACTTCATTCGGAGTAATCTCCTGAATCGCCATACGATGCGTCCCTCCTCTGAAACGTCATTTTCACCTTTTTCTGAAGGATTGTCAAGCAGAATCACACGAACGTTCCAATGCACTTGCTATAATGAGGACAGCCTATTGCAAATGAGGGAGAGCCATGTTCCGTCCGTCCACGACCGTCTTTCACATTTTAATCGTCATCTCCGTCGTTCACCTGCTGAACGATGCGATTTCTGCCCTCATTCCGGCCATGTTTCCGATCCTTGAGCAAACGTTGTCGCTTTCCTACACCGACCTCGGACTCATCGCTTTCGCCGCCAACATGACCTCTTCGATCATGCAGCCCGTCGTCGGCTGGCTCACCGATCACAGACCATCGCCGTACGCCTTGCCGGCCGGCCTCGTTTTCACGATGCTCGGCATTGTCGGCCTAGCCTTTGCCCCCTCGTTCCCGATCGTCATCATCGCCGTCGTCTTCGCCGGGATCGGCTCCGCCGTCTTCCATCCGGAAGGCTCAAGAGTCGCCTACATGGCCGCCGGCGCACGACGCGGTTTCGCCCAATCCGTCTATCAAGTCGGCGGAAACGCCGGCCAATCGCTCGCTCCGATCATCACCGCCCTAGTTCTCGTCCCGCTCGGCCAAGTCGGCGCGCTCTGGTTCACGATCCCCGCCGCGACCGCCGTGCTTTTGCTGATTTACGTCGCCCGATGGTATGCATCTGAACTATCGCGCACCGCTTCGCCGCCGCCGGCATCACGCAACGGGAAGGAACGATCCGAGCGAAACAAGAAGGTCGCCTTCGCCGTCAGCCTGCTCATCTTTTTCGTCTTTGCGCAGTCTTGGTACCGTGCCGGGATCACGAATTTCTATGCCTTTTACGCGATCGAGCAATACGAATTCACGATCGGACGCGCCGAAATTTACGTCTTCGTCTTCCTCGCTTTTGCAACGCTCGGTACGTTCATCGGCGGTCCGTTGTCCGATAAAATCGGCAAACGGAGCGTCCTGTTTCTCTCAATGGCCGGCGCCGCTCCATTCAGCTTGTTGCTTCCGCACGTCGATTCCTTATTGGCGCTTCCTGTTTTAGCCGTCACCGGCTTGATTTTGCTGACGAACATTTCCGTTTCGGTCGTCTACGCTCAAGAACTGCTCCCGGGAAAAATCGGCACCGCCTCCGGCTTAATCGTCGGCCTCGCCTTCGGTCTCGGCGCGATCGGTTCCATTGC
This region of Bacillales bacterium genomic DNA includes:
- a CDS encoding sporulation protein Cse60, which translates into the protein MKLFDAEHEADLEEELNAFLAEVPENLVKDVKYGVAAAADEESGAVVCSFSAMVLYSERR
- a CDS encoding rhodanese-like domain-containing protein; protein product: MAIQEITPNEVRELLRAGKKVSIIDVREDEEVAAGKIPEAKHIPMGEIPDKLDELDKATEHILVCRSGNRSGRVTEFLQGQGYRVKNMSGGMLEWEGEVSTS
- a CDS encoding polysaccharide biosynthesis protein, coding for MSQSRLLRGTLILSAAVFFSKFLGLIFVIPFEALVDKRGLALYGYAYTPYAIILSMATLGVPMAVSKFVSKYNSLGDYETGRRLFRSGLVLMSATGFAAFLTLFFLAEPIAHGVIDPNAKDGNTIADVVLVIRLVATALLVVPVMSVIRGYFQGFQSMGPTAASQVIEQIVRILFILIGAFVALKIFHASYVAAVAAATFAAFVGALGGLAVLITYWIKRKPHLDRQLAAGTYHSNLPLTVMYKELITYAIPFVVVGLAIPFYLLVDQFTVNETLMAAGMTQPEAEIIFANLNQAVQKLVMIPVSLSTALAVTLVPTITNSYTSGKTAALHHQMTQAFQIVLFLTIPAAVGLSVLAHPVYGSLYGLENGEVGAAILRWYAPTALLFALFSITSAILQGINRQKFAVFSLLVGLLVKMMLNVPLIARWHGLGAVAATDIGFLCSVLLNVFVIRTFLQYRFGFVFKRGLLILSFSVIMAVVVVLVTWPIRGESYLRAAETTVVGVAAGGSCYLWLAYRSNLAGQILGNRFSVLRRKKRESR
- a CDS encoding MFS transporter, whose product is MFRPSTTVFHILIVISVVHLLNDAISALIPAMFPILEQTLSLSYTDLGLIAFAANMTSSIMQPVVGWLTDHRPSPYALPAGLVFTMLGIVGLAFAPSFPIVIIAVVFAGIGSAVFHPEGSRVAYMAAGARRGFAQSVYQVGGNAGQSLAPIITALVLVPLGQVGALWFTIPAATAVLLLIYVARWYASELSRTASPPPASRNGKERSERNKKVAFAVSLLIFFVFAQSWYRAGITNFYAFYAIEQYEFTIGRAEIYVFVFLAFATLGTFIGGPLSDKIGKRSVLFLSMAGAAPFSLLLPHVDSLLALPVLAVTGLILLTNISVSVVYAQELLPGKIGTASGLIVGLAFGLGAIGSIAIGRFADAFGIGPTMTAVSFLPLLGIFALFLPKEEDFS